A part of Aquaspirillum sp. LM1 genomic DNA contains:
- a CDS encoding YafY family protein — translation MSVDSPKHEMLANRLAEILLKLNLDERPSRQELAAEFKVTERTIYRDLNRLGSIVEQLPDGRYQLVSQYRGKLKPKDLQSFAQLAGVEQLFPEASPQFLVALLDTLCQGSLLVHGHQYERFKPHDKSFDQLNEAVAGQRVCRLTYSDKPRELHPYRLINKNGIWYLAATEQGQLKAFAFSRISQLKVTEQSFTPDATIQANIENEDDIWFSREKTEVLLSIAPEIAYYFRRRKLLPKQELVRELESGGLIVSSQISHVDQILPLAQFWLPRIRVVEPAWLRERLETVLRDYLEQK, via the coding sequence ATGTCGGTTGACTCACCCAAACACGAAATGCTGGCCAACCGGCTGGCGGAAATCCTGCTCAAGCTCAATCTGGACGAACGGCCCAGCCGTCAGGAGCTGGCCGCAGAGTTCAAGGTGACCGAACGGACCATCTATCGCGACTTGAACCGCCTTGGCAGCATTGTCGAACAACTGCCGGATGGGCGTTACCAGCTGGTGAGCCAATACCGGGGCAAGCTCAAGCCTAAAGACCTGCAATCCTTCGCCCAGCTGGCCGGGGTGGAGCAACTGTTTCCAGAAGCCAGCCCGCAGTTTCTGGTGGCCTTGCTCGATACCCTGTGCCAAGGCAGCCTTCTGGTGCATGGCCACCAATACGAGCGCTTCAAACCTCACGACAAAAGCTTTGATCAATTGAATGAGGCCGTCGCCGGACAACGTGTCTGCCGGCTGACCTATAGCGACAAGCCCCGCGAACTGCACCCCTACCGGCTGATCAACAAAAACGGCATCTGGTATCTGGCCGCCACCGAGCAAGGCCAGCTCAAGGCGTTTGCCTTCAGCCGGATCAGCCAGCTGAAAGTGACCGAGCAGAGCTTTACCCCTGACGCCACGATTCAGGCCAATATCGAAAACGAAGACGACATCTGGTTCAGCCGGGAAAAAACCGAAGTGCTGCTCAGCATCGCCCCCGAAATTGCCTACTATTTCCGCCGCCGCAAGCTGCTGCCCAAGCAGGAACTGGTGCGCGAGCTGGAAAGTGGCGGCTTGATCGTCAGCAGCCAGATCAGCCATGTCGATCAGATCCTGCCGCTGGCCCAGTTCTGGCTGCCGCGCATCCGCGTTGTTGAGCCGGCTTGGCTGCGCGAGCGGCTGGAGACGGTGCTGCGCGATTACCTGGAGCAGAAGTGA
- a CDS encoding ATP-binding protein: MEELPISEKLPNQSIHELRSPRISLENDVVLAPETRRMFEEAIGAMRHHKTIYTDWGFGAVDPMGRNMILNLYGPPGTGKTLAAEALAGTLKRQYLHIGISELESKYVGETAKNITAAFKSAAAEGALLFFDEADTLLGARLSSVTQGIDNEINSMRSTLLIELERFDGIVVFATNFAKNYDNAFVSRIRYHIEFKLPDLEGRKLLWQRLLVPGVPLAEDRDSIIERCAIASDGLSGREIRTVLRTAFPRALVEHVENPCVQWRHFETAIADVHAANRNVGSYKHVVSNDNVSSDAGRKLLGFSD, from the coding sequence ATGGAAGAGCTGCCTATTTCTGAAAAATTGCCTAACCAATCTATTCATGAGTTACGTAGCCCTCGTATTTCATTAGAAAATGATGTGGTCTTGGCACCTGAAACTCGCCGAATGTTTGAGGAGGCGATTGGCGCTATGCGACATCATAAAACAATTTATACGGACTGGGGGTTTGGTGCAGTTGACCCAATGGGCCGTAACATGATTCTCAACCTGTATGGGCCTCCGGGCACAGGTAAGACATTGGCAGCTGAAGCGCTGGCTGGTACGTTAAAGCGCCAGTACCTACATATTGGCATCTCAGAACTTGAAAGCAAGTATGTAGGTGAAACCGCAAAAAACATCACTGCAGCATTCAAATCTGCTGCAGCTGAAGGCGCTCTGTTGTTTTTTGATGAGGCTGACACTCTGCTGGGTGCGCGCCTTTCCTCTGTTACCCAAGGCATTGATAATGAAATCAATTCGATGCGCTCAACGTTACTGATTGAGTTGGAGCGCTTCGATGGTATTGTTGTTTTTGCGACCAATTTTGCAAAAAACTACGATAACGCTTTTGTTAGCCGTATTCGCTACCATATTGAGTTCAAACTTCCCGATTTAGAAGGGAGAAAACTATTGTGGCAGCGCTTGCTTGTGCCTGGTGTCCCTTTGGCTGAAGATCGTGATTCTATTATTGAGCGCTGTGCCATTGCTTCCGATGGCTTATCTGGCCGAGAGATCCGAACAGTTCTTCGTACAGCGTTCCCTCGCGCCCTTGTTGAGCATGTAGAAAATCCATGTGTTCAATGGAGACATTTTGAGACGGCAATTGCCGATGTGCATGCGGCAAATCGTAATGTTGGTAGTTATAAGCATGTGGTGAGTAATGATAATGTTAGCTCTGATGCTGGGAGAAAATTACTAGGTTTTTCTGATTGA
- a CDS encoding OmpA family protein, whose product MKDKPSEWIAISDLMAGVMAVVMLLLVVSVLQKSMSERHYQEELAKTKGSMNDPIVKVTQALSEMLSKPGATELMALDQKTNRLTLRDGVFTRGSACLTSEARAAVEAVQGQLAQFLRSSPKARILVEGYTDNLPVKQPVTDYQRFCTVYDDNFTLSAARAREARRALVGTLDDQALKRIVVAGYGESRPLEGLHPSDSKNRRVEVQFVMD is encoded by the coding sequence ATGAAAGACAAGCCAAGTGAATGGATCGCCATTTCTGACCTCATGGCTGGTGTCATGGCTGTGGTCATGCTACTGCTGGTAGTTTCCGTGTTACAGAAAAGCATGAGTGAAAGACACTATCAGGAAGAGCTGGCCAAAACGAAGGGATCTATGAATGATCCTATCGTCAAGGTAACACAGGCGCTTAGTGAAATGCTTAGCAAGCCTGGAGCAACTGAGTTGATGGCGCTTGATCAGAAGACCAATCGACTCACGCTACGTGATGGCGTATTTACTCGTGGTAGCGCCTGTCTTACCTCTGAGGCCCGAGCTGCTGTTGAGGCAGTGCAAGGCCAATTAGCACAATTTTTGAGGAGCAGCCCGAAGGCACGCATTTTAGTAGAGGGCTATACTGATAACCTACCAGTCAAGCAGCCTGTTACCGATTACCAGCGCTTTTGTACTGTGTATGATGATAATTTTACTCTTTCTGCCGCTCGTGCTCGTGAAGCTCGTCGAGCTTTGGTTGGTACGCTTGATGATCAGGCATTAAAACGTATTGTTGTAGCTGGTTATGGGGAGTCTCGGCCACTTGAGGGGTTACATCCTTCCGACTCGAAAAACCGTCGCGTAGAGGTCCAGTTTGTTATGGACTAA
- the dapD gene encoding 2,3,4,5-tetrahydropyridine-2,6-dicarboxylate N-succinyltransferase: MHPIQTLIDESFEKRADISPATASPELKSAVMQVIDELDTGRIRVAEKHGDEWVVNQWVKKAVLLSFRIRDNAPMAGGCMQYYDKVDTKFADYTEREFREGGFRVVPNAVARRGSFIGKNVVLMPSYVNIGAYVDEGTMVDTWATVGSCAQIGKNVHLSGGVGIGGVLEPLQANPTIIEDNCFIGARSEVVEGVIVGEGSVISMGVYIGQSTKIYDRETGEVSYGRIPPGSVVVSGNLPSADGSHSLYCAVIVKKVDAKTRAKTSINELLRGV, from the coding sequence ATGCACCCGATCCAGACCCTGATCGACGAATCCTTTGAAAAACGCGCTGACATCTCGCCGGCCACCGCCTCGCCCGAACTGAAATCTGCGGTGATGCAGGTCATCGACGAGCTCGACACTGGCCGCATCCGCGTGGCGGAAAAGCACGGTGACGAATGGGTGGTGAACCAGTGGGTGAAAAAAGCCGTGCTGCTGTCGTTCCGCATCCGCGACAACGCGCCGATGGCCGGCGGCTGCATGCAGTACTACGACAAGGTGGACACCAAGTTTGCCGACTACACCGAACGTGAATTCCGCGAAGGTGGTTTCCGCGTGGTGCCCAACGCCGTTGCCCGTCGCGGCAGCTTCATCGGCAAGAATGTGGTGCTGATGCCGTCCTACGTGAACATTGGTGCCTATGTGGACGAAGGCACCATGGTGGACACCTGGGCCACCGTCGGTTCGTGCGCGCAAATCGGCAAGAACGTGCATCTGTCCGGTGGCGTGGGCATTGGCGGCGTGCTGGAACCGCTGCAAGCCAACCCGACCATCATCGAAGACAACTGCTTCATCGGCGCGCGCTCGGAAGTGGTGGAAGGCGTGATTGTCGGCGAAGGCTCGGTGATCTCGATGGGCGTGTACATTGGCCAGTCCACCAAGATTTACGACCGCGAAACCGGCGAAGTCAGCTATGGCCGCATCCCGCCGGGCTCGGTGGTGGTGTCGGGCAACCTGCCGTCGGCAGACGGTAGCCACAGCCTGTACTGCGCGGTGATCGTCAAGAAAGTGGACGCCAAGACCCGCGCCAAGACCAGCATCAATGAGCTGCTGCGCGGGGTGTAA